One segment of Takifugu rubripes chromosome 5, fTakRub1.2, whole genome shotgun sequence DNA contains the following:
- the LOC101065512 gene encoding interferon-induced protein 44-like, whose amino-acid sequence MGSTFSQPWREMPKNNRGNLDYVKKYQPRNVDVQHLRVLLHGPVGAGKSSFINSVDSVLQGEITGRALTDGNLVEGSFTKKYKNYKITRQSDPNSHYCVSFNDIVGLEENRGVHVDDIILALKGHVRDGYKFNPLSPLNEGDEGYNPSPNLQDRVHVLVSVIPADGAVMITDEMVNKMRKIRRAASDMGIPQLAIITKGDKACPAVKDKVENLYKSKYLKQKVDELCVTVGIPLNCIFLVKNYDTVTNIKDNVDAPILCALRQIISFGERFLNDQQNNM is encoded by the exons ATGGGGAGTA CATTTTCTCAGCCATGGAGGGAAATGCCAAA GAACAACAGAGGAAATCTGGACTATGTGAAAAAGTACCAACCCAGAAACGTTGACGTCCAACATCTCAGAGTTTTGCTGCATGGACCAGTTGGTGCTGGAAAGTCCAGTTTCATCAACTCTGTTGACAGTGTTTTACAAGGTGAAATCACTGGCCGAGCTCTCACAGATGGAAATCTGGTTGAAGGCAGCTTCACCAAGAAA TACAAAAACTACAAAATCACTCGACAGTCTGATCCAAACAGCCATTATTGCGTCTCTTTTAATGACATCGTCGGCCTTGAGGAAAACAGAGGAGTTCatgttgatgacatcatcctggCCCTAAAAGGACACGTGAGAGATGGTTATAAG TTCAATCCATTATCTCCTCTaaatgaaggtgatgaaggttaCAACCCCTCCCCCAATCTGCAAGACCGAGTCCACGTCCTGGTTTCTGTCATTCCTGCTGATGGTGCAGTTATGATAACTGATGAAATGGTGAATAAGATGAGAAAGATCAGAAGAGCTGCAAGTGACATGG GAATCCCACAGCTGGCCATTATCACTAAAGGTGACAAAGCCTGTCCAGCTGTGAAAGACAAGGTGGAAAATCTTTACAAGAGCAAATACCTGAAGCAAAAG GTTGATGAATTGTGTGTCACCGTGGGGATTCCACTCAACTGCATCTTTCTGGTGAAGAACTATGATACAGTAACCAACATCAAAGATAATGTTGATGCACCAATTCTCTGTGCACTGAGACAGATCATCAGCTTTGGAGAAAGGTTCCTCAATGACCAACAAAATAACATGTAA